One Purpureocillium takamizusanense chromosome 1, complete sequence genomic window carries:
- the BEA3 gene encoding ABC transporter bea3 (TransMembrane:10 (i68-92o121-139i197-217o223-244i301-323o335-353i757-782o802-832i882-899o905-925i)~EggNog:ENOG503NW11~COG:Q) — translation MATATGQATDGSADKTSPSTATESDSPSPLAPQGDHDAPPAEAKARPERTASFNDYLRVFRYANKWDFVAYAAGSLASIGAGITLPLMNVVFGRFVGDFTAFDSSGSNSVQDQFRSNLSRLSLYMFGLFLGRLVLNYINKLCFRMIGIRLSSAIRLHYLQRLFAQSIHVLDSMPPGYATSTITTTSNTLQLGISEKLGVFVEFMSTIIAAIVIAFTYSWSLTLVTSASILFILITVSILLPLIVKSHGRMTKSEAKASAVASESMDSIRMIVACGAESRIAQKYATFVEETKKHARFMSPFVALQFGLIFFSVFSAFALAFWYGTKSLLEGRLDNVGTIVVVLLSVMMVVFSLERTSNPMLAVGKATVAACQFFTVIDAPLPNKGHLKDPDVSATDDIKFENVTFAYPSRPHVKILDSLDLTIESGKLTAIVGPSGSGKSTIVGLIERWYTLKEQYTIEKAVEQKKKKKKKSKKGEQEEEEEDDDEEPGEVNPEETGPPIQLSGRVLTSGHSIDEIELKWWRSQIGLVQQEPFLFNDTIFTNVANGLIGSQWEKEPEERKRELVREACKEAFADEFIDKLPDGYNTIVGDGGAKLSGGQRQRIAIARSIVRKPKILILDEATSAIDVRGERIVQAALDRVAQNRTTITIAHRLSTIKKADRIVVLKKGQVVETGTHQSLMSKDGGVYAALVNAQALSLGGPTEAGEEHAGTDGDKASLERKRSRAKSENQEARPDEKEKNRNIFTSFGRFFYESNQYWWLMAITIFFSACAGAAIPLQAWLFAQIVVVFSPTETDMQGKSEFWSLMWLVLAIGTGLAYFGCFLASTQVAAIIRAKYQKQYFEAVLHQKTSFFDEEDHSQGTMTARSSGDPQKLEELMGPNMASVYIAVFNLVGSLAIAFSFGWKLALLACCVVMPVSIATTYWRFKYEIEFDKMNNEVFAESSKFASESIGAFRTVASLTSEDAICDRFEKLCRGHVVTAFNKARWVSLLFAFSDSSSLACQTLIFYYGGKLLADGEYTALQFFVCFMATIQSGEAAGQGLSFGPNAAQVTAASNRILNMRESRLRETYSEKESIPDTQGGMKIELENMHFSYPTRDVPVFQGLSLTIEKGQFAALVGASGCGKTSIISLLERFYDLDKGRILCNGKDVSKINAYAYRKHLSLVAQEAKLFQGTIRENVLLGVDDTAVTDEQLHQACRDASIHDFIVSLPEGYNTNIGSKGVTLSGGQKQRVAIARALIRDPDILLLDEATSSLDSESEKLVQAAFERAGKGRTMVVVAHRLATVQNADVIFVLGEGKLLEKGNHAELLSKRGVYWQMCQSQALDR, via the exons TGAGAGCGATAGCCCATCGCCACTGGCGCCCCAGGGCGACCACGATGCCCCTCCAGCAGAGGCCAAGGCTCGCCCCGAGCGGACCGCCTCTTTCAACGACTACCTC CGTGTCTTTCGCTATGCGAACAAATGGGACTTTGTCGCCTATGCCGCCGGCTCCCTGGCGTCTATAGGCGCAGGCATCACGCTACCCCTGATGAATGTAGTCTTCG GCAGGTTTGTGGGTGACTTCACGGCCTTTGACTCAAGTGGCTCCAACTCCGTACAAGACCAGTTCCGAAGCAACCTCAGCCGTCTATC CTTGTACATGTTTGGTTTGTTCCTGGGTCGGCTGGTGCTCAACTATATTAACAAG CTTTGTTTTCGCATGATTGGGATTCGGCTATCTTCCGCCATTCGCTTGCATTATCTTCAACGACTTTTCGCACAAAGCATCCATGTCCTGGACTCCATGCCACCTGGCTACGCGACCAGTACCATCACAACAACAAGCAACACTCTTCAACTGGGCATCTCAGAGAAACTTGGTGTGTTCGTTGAGTTTATGTCAACCATTATagccgccatcgtcattgCCTTTACCTACAGCTGGTCCTTGACCTTGGTCACGTCCGCGTCGATTCTCTTCATACTCATCACTGTTAGCATATTGCTGCCTCTGATCGTGAAGTCCCATGGGCGAATGACAAAG TCCGAGGCCAAAGCCTCCGCTGTCGCGAGCGAGAGCATGGATAGCATTCGAATGATTGTGGCTTGTGGCGCAGAGTCACGCATTGCCCAAAAATACGCCACTTTCGTCGAAGAAACCAAGAAGCACGCCCGCTTCATGAGCCCATTTGTGGCTCTTCAGTTTGGTCTCATT TTCTTTTCTGTTTTTTCTGCTTTTGCTCTCGCCTTTTGGTATGGCACTAAATCCCTGCTGGAAGGCAGATTAGACAATGTCGGTACAATTGTCGT CGTTTTGCTCTCCGTGATGATGGTAGTCTTCTCTCTAGAGCGCACCTCGAACCCTATGCTGGCTGTTGGAAAGGCCACTGTGGCTGCTTGCCAATTTTTCACTGTCATTGATGCTCCTTTACCCAACAAGGGCCACTTGAAAGACCCCGACGTGTCAGCCACGGACGACATCAAGTTCGAAAACGTCACATTCGCCTATCCAAGCCGACCCCATGTAAAAATTCTGGACAGCCTGGACCTTACGATCGAGTCAGGAAAGCTTACAGCGATTGTTGGCCCCTCTGGTTCTGGAAAGAGCACCATAGTCGGGCTGATAGAGCGATGGTACACTCTGAAGGAGCAATATACAATCGAAAAAGCTGTCGAAcagaagaaaaagaaaaagaagaaatCGAAGAAGGGTGAacaagaagaggaggaggaagatgatgatgaggagcCCGGTGAGGTCAATCCCGAGGAAACAGGCCCTCCGATCCAGTTGAGCGGAAGAGTTCTCACTTCTGGCCACTCCATCGACGAGATTGAACTCAAGTGGTGGCGATCGCAGATCGGCCTTGTCCAACAGGAGCCATTTCTCTTCAACGACACCATCTTCACCAACGTGGCAAACGGTCTAATAGGCTCTCAGTGGGAGAAGGAGCCAGAGGAACGAAAACGGGAGCTTGTCAGAGAAGCCTGCAAAGAGGCTTTTGCCGACGAATTCATCGACAAGCTGCCAGAT GGCTACAACACAATTGTGGGAGATGGAGGTGCCAAATTATCTGGTGGCCAGCGCCAACGAATTGCTATTGCTCGATCGATTGTGCGCAAGCCAAAGATTCTCATTCTCGATGAGGCTACGAGCGCAATAGATGTCCGCGGCGAGCGCATAGTACAAGCTGCTCTGGATCGAGTTGCCCAGAACCGAACCACGATCACCATCGCCCACCGTCTATCGACAATCAAGAAGGCTGATCGCATTGTGGTGCTGAAGAAGGGCCAGGTCGTCGAAACCGGTACCCATCAGAGCCTCATGAGCAAGGATGGCGGAGTATACGCTGCCCTTGTCAATGCCCAGGCCCTGTCTCTCGGCGGCCCAaccgaggcgggcgaggagcatGCCGGCACTGATGGCGACAAAGCCTCGCTCGAGCGCAAGAGGAGTCGCGCCAAGTCGGAGAACCAGGAGGCTCGCCCCGATGAGAAGGAAAAGAACCGAAACATTTTCACAAGCTTCGGCCGCTTCTTCTACGAGTCGAACCAGTATTGGTGGCTCATGGCGATCaccatcttcttctccgcgTGCGCTGGAGCGGCGATCCCGCTCCAGGCATGGCTCTTTGCCCAGATCGTTGTCGTCTTCTCACCAACCGAAACCGACATGCAGGGCAAGAGCGAGTTCTGGTCGCTCATGTGGCTCGTGCTCGCCATTGGCACTGGCCTGGCCTACTTTGGATGCTTTCTGGCCTCCACGCAGGTGGCTGCCATTATCCGCGCCAAATATCAGAAGCAGTATTTTGAGGCTGTTCTTCACCAGAAGACGTCCTtcttcgacgaggaagatCACTCTCAAGGCACTATGACGGCCAGGAGCTCAGGAGACCCGCAGAAACTGGAAGAGCTCATGGGCCCCAACATGGCCAGCGTCTACATCGCCGTATTCAACCTCGTCGGGTCTCTTGCGATTGCCTTTTCGTTTGGATGGAAgcttgcgctcctcgcctGCTGCGTCGTCATGCCAGTCAGCATTGCCACCACGTACTGGCGGTTCAAGTACGAGATTGAGTTCGACAAGATGAACAACGAGGTCTTTGCCGAGAGCTCCAAGTTTGCCTCAGAATCAATCGGCGCATTTCGAACCGTCGCATCGCTCACATCGGAAGACGCTATCTGCGATAGATTCGAAAAACTCTGCCGAGGACATGTCGTTACGGCGTTTAACAAGGCTCGATGGGTCAGCCTGCTGTTCGCGTTTTCCGACAGCTCATCGTTGGCATGCCAGACTTTGATATTCTATTACGGCGGCAAGCtcctggccgacggcgagtaCACGGCCCTGCAGTTCTTCGTCTGCTTCATGGCAACGATCCAGTctggcgaggccgcgggGCAGGGGCTCAGTTTTGGTCCAAACGCCGCGCAGGTGACGGCTGCGTCGAATCGTATCCTGAACATGAGGGAATCGCGCCTTCGCGAGACCTATTCGGAAAAGGAGTCCATCCCTGACACCCAGGGAGGTATGAAGATTGAGCTGGAGAACATGCACTTCTCGTATCCCACGCGGGATGTGCCGGTGTTTCAGGGGCTCAGCCTCACTATCGAGAAGGGCCAGTTCGCCGCGCTGGTCGGGGCGTCTGGCTGCGGTAAGACGAGTATTATCTCGCTTTTGGAAAG ATTCTATGACCTCGACAAGGGGCGCATTCTGTGCAATGGCAAGGACGTTAGCAAAATCAATGCCTATGCCTACCGCAAGCACTTGTCTCTTGTGGCCCAAGAGGCGAAGCTCTTCCAAG GCACCATAAGGGAGAACGTCCTTCTCGGTGTTGACGACACGGCCGTgaccgacgagcagctccacCAGGCCTGTCGCGACGCCTCGATCCACGACTTCATAGTGTCGCTTCCCGAGGGCTACAACACCAACATTGGCTCCAAGGGCGTGACATTGTCGGGTGGGCAGAAGCAGCGGGTGGCTATCGCCCGTGCCCTCATCCGAGACCCCGACATCTTGCTCCTGGACGAGGCCACGAGCTCGCTCGACTCGGAGAGCGAGAAGCTCGTGCAGGCGGCGTTTGAGCGCGCCGGCAAGGGTCGcacgatggtggtggtggcgcatCGCCTGGCGACGGTGCAGAACGCAGACGTCATCTtcgtgctcggcgagggcaagctcCTCGAGAAGGGCAACCacgccgagctgctgagCAAACGGGGCGTCTATTGGCAAATG TGCCAAAGCCAAGCCCTCGATCGTTGA